The following coding sequences are from one Ramlibacter henchirensis window:
- the secE gene encoding preprotein translocase subunit SecE, which translates to MATSQQVDTVTTGADKARLGAAAALVIAAVAGFYLLGRQGPVAQWGALVVGLAAAFVVFMTSETGKEFAAFGRDAWKEVKKVVWPTRKEAIQMTAYVFGFVVVMALFLWLTDKTLEWVFYDLILGWK; encoded by the coding sequence ATGGCCACTTCGCAGCAAGTTGATACCGTCACCACCGGCGCCGACAAGGCCCGCCTGGGCGCGGCCGCCGCCCTGGTGATCGCCGCCGTCGCCGGCTTCTACCTGCTCGGCCGGCAGGGCCCCGTCGCCCAATGGGGCGCGCTGGTGGTCGGCCTGGCCGCGGCCTTCGTCGTCTTCATGACGTCGGAGACCGGCAAGGAGTTCGCCGCCTTCGGCCGCGACGCCTGGAAGGAAGTCAAGAAGGTCGTCTGGCCCACCCGCAAGGAAGCGATCCAGATGACCGCCTACGTGTTCGGCTTCGTGGTGGTCATGGCCCTGTTCCTGTGGCTGACGGACAAGACCCTGGAGTGGGTGTTCTACGACCTGATCCTGGGCTGGAAGTAA